One window of the Rufibacter radiotolerans genome contains the following:
- the metX gene encoding homoserine O-acetyltransferase MetX yields MLSGRVFTYTDEFLLESGRSLPGFQLFYTTWGTLNEDRSNVIWVCHAFTGNAFVKDWWEGLFGEGKTFDPTNHFIVCANSLGSCYGSTGPLSLNPDTGKPYYHAFPTLSVLDAVKAFDLLRQELGIEQIDVLVGGSLGGQQALEWAIENPEVTRRLVQVAANSRQTPWAIAFHETQRMAIEQDVTWQLDTDDAGLQGMRTARAIALLSYRTYKSYNQSQRDSSGDRKRHYRASTYQQYQGEKLAQRFNAFSYWQLTKMMDNHHVGRNRGGLEEALRRVQAETLVIGVDTDVLFPVNEQRFVARHISNATLQIINSEAGHDGFLLETAQISRALDTFLQKKQPRKTWIPTVF; encoded by the coding sequence TTTTACACCACCTGGGGCACCTTGAACGAAGACCGTAGCAACGTGATCTGGGTGTGCCATGCCTTTACCGGCAACGCCTTTGTGAAAGACTGGTGGGAAGGCCTCTTTGGCGAAGGCAAAACCTTTGATCCTACCAACCATTTCATTGTTTGCGCCAACTCTTTGGGCAGTTGCTACGGGTCCACTGGTCCCTTGAGCCTCAACCCAGATACGGGTAAGCCTTATTACCACGCGTTCCCAACGCTTTCCGTTCTGGATGCCGTGAAAGCTTTTGACTTGTTGCGTCAGGAACTGGGTATTGAGCAGATTGACGTGTTGGTTGGCGGTTCACTGGGCGGACAGCAAGCCTTGGAGTGGGCCATTGAAAACCCAGAGGTAACCAGGCGCCTGGTGCAGGTGGCGGCCAATTCCCGCCAAACCCCTTGGGCCATCGCTTTCCATGAAACCCAGCGCATGGCCATTGAACAAGATGTGACCTGGCAGTTAGATACTGATGACGCCGGTTTGCAGGGCATGCGGACCGCGCGGGCCATTGCCTTGCTGTCTTACCGTACCTACAAGTCATATAACCAGTCCCAGCGTGATTCCTCTGGTGACCGGAAGCGCCATTACCGCGCCTCAACTTATCAGCAATACCAGGGCGAGAAGCTGGCACAGCGGTTTAATGCCTTTTCTTACTGGCAATTGACCAAGATGATGGATAACCATCACGTGGGCCGCAACCGCGGAGGCCTGGAAGAGGCGCTGCGCCGGGTGCAGGCCGAGACCCTGGTGATTGGCGTGGATACAGATGTGTTGTTCCCCGTGAACGAGCAGCGGTTTGTGGCCCGCCACATTTCAAACGCCACTCTACAGATCATTAACTCAGAAGCCGGTCATGATGGCTTTTTACTGGAGACGGCCCAAATAAGCCGTGCCCTGGATACTTTTTTACAGAAAAAACAACCCCGAAAAACATGGATTCCCACCGTCTTCTAA
- a CDS encoding homoserine dehydrogenase, which yields MDSHRLLTIGLFGFGCVGQGLYDILAREESLPYKVARICVKDPNKLRPLPPENFTYDWLEVVQDEHLDILVEAISDANEAYAIVSEALRRGKKVVTANKKLVAYHLPELLALQEEFGGTLLYESAVAGGIPIIRTVEEYFSNEPVARVHGILNGSSNYILSQIFKNQKAYSEALKEAQDKGFAELDPWLDVAGADSRHKLCILAAHAFGRTLAPEEVAFFGIDFLGHQDWEFAKQHDAVIKLVASVHETADGELVPLVLPSLVRASDDLYGVEQEFNGVVVEGGYSGTQLFKGRGAGGHPTGSAVLSDIESISRGYRYGYKKLQRHKNAAALALDYELEVYLRCPEPDLVVALGLSNLQTVQREADAFSLIGTVTLGNLIKSQEQIRQAGAYIMALSSGFEEVKEVREKESVAWSNA from the coding sequence ATGGATTCCCACCGTCTTCTAACTATTGGCTTGTTTGGGTTTGGCTGCGTAGGCCAGGGACTATATGACATATTGGCCCGCGAAGAATCTCTGCCCTACAAAGTAGCGCGCATTTGCGTGAAAGACCCCAACAAATTGCGGCCGCTTCCCCCGGAAAACTTCACCTATGACTGGCTGGAAGTAGTGCAGGACGAGCATCTGGATATTCTGGTGGAGGCCATTAGTGATGCCAATGAAGCCTATGCCATTGTTTCTGAAGCCTTGCGCAGAGGGAAGAAAGTGGTTACAGCGAATAAAAAACTGGTGGCCTATCATTTGCCTGAACTTTTGGCTTTGCAGGAAGAGTTTGGCGGCACGCTTTTGTATGAGTCCGCGGTGGCCGGGGGCATTCCAATTATTAGAACGGTAGAAGAGTATTTTTCAAATGAGCCGGTGGCCCGGGTGCATGGCATTCTCAACGGTTCGTCTAATTACATCCTCAGCCAGATCTTCAAAAACCAAAAGGCTTACAGCGAGGCTCTGAAAGAGGCCCAGGACAAAGGCTTCGCCGAGCTGGACCCTTGGCTGGATGTGGCCGGCGCCGATTCCCGGCACAAACTCTGCATCTTGGCGGCCCATGCCTTCGGCCGCACGCTGGCCCCGGAAGAGGTGGCTTTCTTCGGGATTGATTTCCTGGGCCACCAGGACTGGGAGTTTGCCAAACAACATGACGCCGTGATAAAACTGGTGGCCTCTGTGCACGAGACCGCAGACGGGGAGTTGGTGCCCTTGGTGTTGCCTAGCCTGGTAAGGGCCTCAGATGATTTATATGGCGTGGAGCAGGAATTCAATGGCGTGGTAGTGGAAGGCGGCTACTCCGGAACGCAACTGTTTAAAGGCAGAGGCGCCGGCGGGCACCCCACCGGGTCTGCCGTGCTTTCAGACATTGAATCCATCAGCCGCGGGTACCGCTACGGGTATAAGAAACTGCAACGGCATAAAAACGCTGCCGCCCTGGCTTTAGACTATGAACTGGAGGTATACCTGCGTTGCCCCGAGCCAGACCTGGTAGTGGCCCTTGGCCTTTCCAACCTGCAGACGGTGCAACGCGAGGCAGATGCCTTCAGCCTGATTGGTACCGTAACGCTAGGTAACCTCATTAAATCTCAGGAGCAGATCAGACAAGCAGGTGCTTATATCATGGCCCTTTCCTCAGGATTTGAAGAAGTGAAGGAGGTTCGGGAAAAAGAATCAGTGGCTTGGTCAAACGCCTAA
- the lysA gene encoding diaminopimelate decarboxylase, which translates to MLKEQLSVFEQHTTPFYAYDLGLLRQTLDLARAEASKYGYHVHYALKANANAPILAEVLERGFGADCVSGNEVRRALEAGFGPEQVVFAGVGKSDAEINFALQSNIFCFNCESVQELEVIQELAATQGKTAQVALRINPNVDAYTHKYITTGLEENKFGINVWELEGLVLRFAEWPNLRLIGLHFHIGSQITDLRAFENLCVRVNEIQRWFEDRGLVFPHLNVGGGLGVDYRAPEENPIADFAAYFKIFDLLLEKRPGQQVHFELGRALVAPSGNLISKVLYLKHGQKTNFVILDAGMTELMRPALYQAYHKIENLSSDLPEKTYDVVGPICESTDCFAKGYILPETKRGDLVAIRTAGAYGEVMVSEYNLRDKVKAIYLS; encoded by the coding sequence ATGCTTAAGGAGCAACTTTCGGTATTTGAGCAACACACCACCCCTTTCTATGCCTATGATCTTGGTTTACTGCGCCAGACCTTAGATTTGGCGCGCGCCGAGGCCAGCAAATACGGATACCACGTGCACTACGCCCTTAAGGCCAACGCCAACGCCCCTATTCTGGCCGAGGTGCTTGAAAGAGGGTTCGGGGCTGATTGCGTAAGCGGGAATGAAGTGCGCCGGGCGCTGGAAGCCGGTTTTGGCCCGGAGCAAGTGGTCTTTGCCGGCGTAGGGAAATCTGACGCTGAAATCAACTTCGCCCTGCAGTCCAACATATTCTGCTTCAACTGTGAATCTGTGCAGGAGTTGGAGGTGATTCAGGAACTGGCGGCCACCCAGGGAAAAACAGCCCAGGTGGCGCTTCGCATAAACCCAAACGTAGACGCCTACACCCACAAATACATTACCACCGGCCTGGAGGAAAACAAGTTCGGGATTAATGTATGGGAACTGGAAGGACTGGTGCTCCGCTTCGCGGAATGGCCTAACCTTAGATTGATTGGGTTGCACTTCCATATTGGCTCCCAAATCACTGACTTGCGGGCCTTTGAAAACCTGTGCGTGCGGGTGAATGAAATCCAGCGCTGGTTTGAGGACCGCGGTTTGGTATTCCCGCACCTGAACGTAGGCGGCGGACTGGGCGTGGATTACCGCGCCCCAGAGGAGAACCCTATTGCGGACTTTGCGGCCTATTTCAAGATCTTTGATCTGTTACTGGAGAAACGCCCTGGACAGCAGGTTCATTTTGAGCTAGGAAGAGCCTTGGTGGCCCCCAGCGGAAACCTCATCTCCAAAGTACTGTACCTGAAACACGGTCAGAAAACCAACTTCGTGATACTGGATGCGGGTATGACTGAACTTATGCGCCCCGCCTTGTACCAGGCGTACCATAAAATAGAAAACCTCAGCAGCGATTTGCCAGAGAAAACCTATGACGTGGTAGGTCCCATCTGCGAGTCAACGGACTGTTTCGCCAAGGGTTATATCCTGCCCGAAACCAAACGAGGAGACCTGGTTGCCATCCGGACTGCCGGTGCGTACGGGGAAGTGATGGTTTCAGAATACAACCTACGGGATAAGGTGAAAGCTATTTATTTATCATAA